In Pectobacterium aroidearum, the following are encoded in one genomic region:
- the trmD gene encoding tRNA (guanosine(37)-N1)-methyltransferase TrmD — protein sequence MWIGVISLFPEMFRAITDYGVTGRAVKNGLLNVQYWSPRDFTYDRHRTVDDRPYGGGPGMLMMVQPLRDAIHAAKAAAGEGARVIYLSPQGRKLDQQGVRQLATNQKMILVCGRYEGIDERVIKTEIDEEWSIGDYVLSGGELPAMTLIDSVARFIPGVLGHQASAEEDSFADGLLDCPHFTRPEILEGMEVPAVLLSGNHAEIRRWRLKQSLGRTWLRRPELLKSLALTDEQTRLLAEFQREYQSEQQEY from the coding sequence ATGTGGATTGGGGTGATTAGCCTGTTTCCAGAGATGTTCCGGGCAATTACTGATTACGGAGTCACTGGCCGGGCAGTAAAAAATGGCCTGCTGAACGTACAGTATTGGAGTCCTCGTGATTTCACTTACGATCGGCATCGCACCGTGGACGACCGGCCTTACGGCGGCGGCCCCGGAATGCTGATGATGGTGCAACCTTTACGGGATGCGATCCACGCAGCAAAAGCAGCGGCAGGCGAAGGCGCGAGAGTGATTTATTTATCACCTCAGGGCCGTAAATTAGATCAGCAAGGCGTACGTCAACTCGCTACGAACCAGAAGATGATTCTGGTCTGTGGACGGTACGAGGGGATTGATGAGCGCGTAATTAAAACCGAAATCGATGAAGAATGGTCGATAGGGGATTACGTACTCAGCGGTGGGGAACTGCCAGCGATGACCCTGATTGACTCCGTTGCCCGCTTTATACCGGGTGTACTGGGGCATCAGGCTTCAGCAGAAGAAGATTCTTTTGCCGATGGGTTGCTGGACTGTCCTCATTTCACTCGCCCTGAAATACTTGAGGGCATGGAAGTTCCGGCAGTATTACTGTCTGGCAACCATGCGGAAATACGTCGCTGGCGATTGAAGCAGTCGCTGGGCCGAACCTGGCTTAGAAGACCTGAACTTCTGAAAAGCCTAGCTCTGACTGACGAGCAAACAAGGTTGCTGGCTGAATTCCAACGCGAATATCAGTCTGAGCAACAAGAGTATTAG
- the rplS gene encoding 50S ribosomal protein L19 translates to MSNIIKQIEDEQMKQDVPAFRPGDTVEVKVWVVEGSKKRLQAFEGVVIAIRNRGLHSAFTVRKISNGEGVERVFQTHSPVVDSIAVKRRGAVRKAKLYYLRERTGKSARIKERLN, encoded by the coding sequence ATGAGCAACATTATTAAGCAAATCGAAGACGAACAAATGAAGCAGGACGTACCTGCATTTCGTCCGGGTGATACCGTAGAAGTGAAGGTATGGGTTGTTGAAGGTAGCAAAAAACGTCTGCAGGCATTCGAGGGCGTGGTTATCGCTATTCGTAACCGCGGTCTGCATTCTGCATTCACTGTTCGCAAAATTTCTAACGGCGAAGGCGTGGAGCGTGTATTCCAGACTCACTCTCCAGTAGTTGACAGCATCGCTGTTAAACGTCGTGGTGCCGTGCGTAAAGCCAAACTGTACTACCTGCGTGAGCGTACTGGTAAGTCTGCTCGTATCAAAGAGCGTCTTAACTAA
- a CDS encoding DUF6694 family lipoprotein, translating to MKRILGISLIVLSLVGCNEPKIDASTNDSMKASISKVRESLPESKRSQFDEALKVAVFSQINFKELMQAGMTNNSSVIEEKMKQSLNGKTGEQIISYAATLKLEREAKEKEQAVQEIKELEEKKSSSITSLESMKSFKVVRSRFRMEKQKYGSDQPIVSLSIENNTGKAISRAYFKGVIASPDREVPWFSDAFNYQISGGLEPGEKADWELAPNKFSSWGKVSAPADAIFTVSVIRLDGADGNPILGDVNFTEKDQKRLDELKNKYIP from the coding sequence ATGAAAAGAATATTAGGGATTAGTCTGATCGTATTATCTTTGGTTGGGTGTAACGAACCCAAAATAGATGCATCTACTAATGACAGTATGAAAGCATCCATTTCCAAAGTTCGTGAATCACTTCCTGAAAGTAAGCGCAGTCAGTTTGATGAGGCTTTGAAGGTAGCCGTTTTCAGCCAAATTAATTTTAAAGAGCTCATGCAGGCAGGGATGACTAACAATTCATCGGTGATTGAAGAGAAAATGAAACAGTCACTGAATGGTAAAACTGGCGAGCAAATTATTTCTTACGCAGCAACACTCAAACTAGAAAGAGAAGCAAAAGAAAAAGAGCAAGCTGTTCAGGAAATAAAAGAACTTGAAGAGAAAAAGAGTTCTTCTATAACAAGCTTAGAATCAATGAAATCGTTCAAAGTTGTACGGTCACGTTTCCGCATGGAGAAACAGAAATATGGTTCAGATCAACCAATTGTTTCACTAAGCATCGAAAATAACACAGGAAAAGCAATATCCAGAGCTTATTTTAAAGGTGTTATCGCTAGCCCGGATCGTGAAGTTCCATGGTTCAGTGACGCTTTTAATTATCAGATATCCGGAGGCCTCGAGCCGGGAGAGAAAGCTGATTGGGAGCTTGCCCCCAACAAGTTTTCTAGCTGGGGAAAGGTAAGTGCGCCAGCTGATGCCATTTTCACAGTAAGTGTGATTAGGCTTGATGGAGCTGACGGCAACCCTATTTTGGGGGATGTAAATTTCACTGAAAAAGATCAAAAGCGTCTTGATGAGCTTAAGAATAAATACATACCGTAG
- a CDS encoding class I SAM-dependent methyltransferase → MSGSHKPHNASLNSNSRLLSHADSSQESHDERVAAVKSRIIESGDHPGISVEEQLAILDAFSHLELGRFLLKHHGLNAYWTHNVITHQPTHYVNPLEEIIYTQLPNVLATRERFSIFQRLLQERLRPNAVMVSVPCGVMADLLLLNYTQHQDVKIIGIDLDRQALEEAYKLASQQGLENQISLVLADAWEIDLAAQADVITSNGLNVYEQDDDKVTELYRVFYSGLKPGGTLITSFMTPPPTQSQDSPWTNAEPKLLALQYVLFSRIIGATWTAFRTHKQTQSQLEQAGFTSIQFINDRMHMYPTVIASKPY, encoded by the coding sequence ATGTCCGGTTCACACAAGCCTCATAACGCGTCTCTGAATAGCAACTCAAGGCTCTTATCACACGCAGATTCATCGCAGGAAAGCCATGATGAACGAGTCGCGGCGGTAAAGAGCAGAATTATCGAATCCGGCGACCATCCCGGTATTTCCGTAGAGGAGCAATTGGCGATACTGGACGCCTTCTCTCACCTTGAATTAGGCCGATTTCTACTAAAACATCATGGGCTAAATGCGTACTGGACGCATAATGTAATAACACATCAGCCAACTCACTATGTGAATCCACTCGAAGAAATCATCTACACACAACTCCCCAATGTTTTGGCGACACGCGAACGGTTCAGTATTTTCCAACGCCTGCTTCAAGAACGCTTACGGCCGAATGCCGTTATGGTGTCCGTCCCCTGTGGCGTCATGGCTGACTTATTGCTGCTGAACTATACGCAACATCAAGATGTAAAAATCATCGGGATCGACCTGGATAGACAGGCTCTGGAAGAAGCTTACAAACTTGCCAGTCAGCAAGGACTGGAAAACCAGATATCGTTGGTGCTTGCAGATGCCTGGGAAATTGATTTGGCCGCCCAAGCTGATGTGATTACCAGCAACGGACTCAATGTTTATGAGCAAGATGATGACAAAGTAACCGAACTTTACCGCGTGTTCTATTCTGGGCTGAAACCGGGAGGCACGTTGATAACCAGCTTTATGACACCGCCTCCTACGCAATCGCAAGACTCTCCGTGGACAAACGCCGAACCGAAATTGCTGGCGCTTCAATATGTCCTTTTCTCACGCATTATTGGGGCAACCTGGACAGCGTTCCGTACCCACAAACAAACGCAATCGCAGTTAGAACAGGCTGGATTCACTAGTATTCAGTTTATTAACGATCGTATGCACATGTACCCAACGGTCATCGCTAGTAAGCCGTATTGA
- a CDS encoding DUF2799 domain-containing protein, which translates to MMKYSYILAVILLMTACKSNIPSLPAKSESGFWYEAGYQDAISGMVVKDDSTLQEWFGNPQIDRETYLRGYQAGQSAFCGTDNMEEWGKAGKNFPASCDGVENAEMLRTHWQQNLP; encoded by the coding sequence ATGATGAAATACAGTTATATCTTGGCTGTAATTCTTTTAATGACAGCATGCAAAAGCAACATTCCCTCGTTACCTGCTAAAAGTGAGTCAGGGTTCTGGTACGAGGCGGGTTATCAGGATGCAATATCTGGCATGGTCGTAAAAGACGATAGCACCTTACAGGAATGGTTTGGTAATCCGCAGATCGACCGTGAAACTTACTTAAGAGGTTATCAGGCCGGACAGTCGGCTTTTTGCGGTACAGATAACATGGAAGAATGGGGAAAAGCAGGAAAGAATTTTCCCGCCAGCTGCGATGGCGTAGAGAATGCGGAAATGCTACGAACCCACTGGCAACAGAACCTGCCTTAA
- the btsR gene encoding two-component system response regulator BtsR, with the protein MLKAIIIDDEQLAREELSLLLENESDITIIAQCSNALEAIPAIHRLQPDVIFLDIQMPKVSGLELVAMLDPENMPYVVFVTAYDEYAVRAFEEHAFDYLLKPLDAQRLGKTLNRLRRGTSVNKNVQVISEPLLRHIPCNGHNRIFLLKIEEVEYLCSELSGVHVVGVSQSGYTQLSLKTLEEKTPFVRCHRQYMVNTEQLKEIQLMENGAAEVLTHTGKHIPVSRRYLRLLKEKLGIA; encoded by the coding sequence ATGCTGAAAGCGATAATCATCGATGACGAACAGCTGGCACGTGAAGAGCTCAGCCTGCTACTGGAAAATGAATCTGATATCACCATCATTGCACAGTGCAGCAATGCGCTGGAGGCAATACCCGCGATTCACCGGCTGCAACCGGATGTCATTTTTCTGGATATACAGATGCCAAAGGTCAGCGGATTAGAGCTGGTTGCCATGTTGGATCCAGAAAATATGCCTTATGTCGTCTTCGTGACAGCCTATGACGAATACGCAGTGAGGGCATTTGAAGAGCATGCTTTTGACTATTTACTGAAACCACTGGATGCACAGCGACTAGGCAAAACGCTAAATCGTTTACGGCGCGGCACCAGTGTAAATAAAAACGTACAGGTAATTTCCGAACCCTTGCTCCGCCATATTCCCTGTAACGGACACAACCGTATTTTTTTGCTCAAGATTGAGGAAGTCGAGTATCTTTGTTCAGAACTCAGCGGCGTGCATGTCGTGGGCGTCAGCCAGTCCGGCTATACCCAACTTTCACTGAAAACGCTGGAAGAAAAAACGCCTTTCGTCCGTTGCCACCGTCAATATATGGTTAACACGGAGCAACTGAAAGAAATCCAGTTAATGGAGAACGGCGCAGCAGAAGTATTGACGCATACGGGAAAACACATCCCCGTCAGTCGCCGCTATCTCAGGTTACTGAAAGAAAAACTGGGCATTGCCTGA
- a CDS encoding 3-deoxy-7-phosphoheptulonate synthase — MQKDSLNNINISAEQILITPDELKAKFPLNDAEQRDIAQARATIADIIHGRDDRLLIVCGPCSIHDTDAALEYARRLQSLAAELNDRLYIVMRVYFEKPRTTVGWKGLINDPFMDGSFDVESGLHIARGLLLELVNMGLPLATEALDPNSPQYLGDLFSWSAIGARTTESQTHREMASGLSMPVGFKNGTDGSLGTAINAMRAAAMPHRFVGINQTGQVCLLQTQGNIDGHVILRGGKKPNYSAQDVAECEKQMQDAGLKPALMIDCSHGNSNKDYRRQPLVVESAIEQIKAGNRSIIGLMLESHLNEGSQSSEQPRSDMRYGVSVTDACISWESTEALLRSVHQELSAARVKHSGE, encoded by the coding sequence ATGCAAAAAGATTCACTTAACAATATTAATATCAGTGCAGAACAGATTTTGATTACTCCCGATGAATTGAAAGCCAAGTTTCCGCTTAACGATGCGGAACAGCGTGATATTGCGCAAGCGAGAGCAACCATCGCGGATATCATTCATGGTCGCGATGACCGACTGTTGATCGTCTGCGGGCCTTGCTCGATTCATGACACGGATGCTGCATTGGAGTACGCACGCCGCCTGCAGTCACTTGCCGCTGAATTAAACGATCGCCTCTACATCGTGATGCGTGTTTATTTTGAAAAACCGCGTACCACCGTGGGCTGGAAAGGGCTTATTAACGATCCGTTCATGGATGGTTCATTTGATGTGGAATCAGGGTTGCACATCGCGCGCGGCCTGCTGCTGGAACTGGTGAATATGGGGCTGCCATTGGCGACCGAAGCACTTGATCCGAACAGCCCGCAGTACCTGGGCGATTTATTCAGCTGGTCAGCTATCGGCGCACGTACAACGGAATCACAAACGCACCGTGAGATGGCCTCCGGCCTGTCCATGCCTGTTGGGTTCAAAAACGGTACGGATGGCAGCCTGGGAACGGCGATCAACGCGATGAGAGCTGCCGCCATGCCACATCGCTTTGTTGGTATCAATCAAACCGGTCAGGTCTGTCTGCTGCAAACGCAGGGGAACATTGATGGCCACGTGATCCTGCGCGGCGGTAAAAAACCAAATTACAGTGCGCAGGATGTCGCTGAATGTGAAAAACAGATGCAGGATGCGGGACTGAAACCTGCGCTGATGATAGATTGTAGTCACGGTAATTCGAATAAAGACTACCGCCGTCAGCCACTTGTTGTTGAATCTGCGATTGAACAAATTAAGGCGGGAAATCGTTCCATTATAGGATTGATGCTGGAAAGCCACCTTAACGAGGGGAGCCAGTCTTCAGAACAGCCGCGTTCAGATATGCGCTACGGTGTATCAGTCACGGATGCCTGTATCAGTTGGGAAAGTACAGAAGCGCTGCTGCGTTCCGTTCATCAAGAGCTGAGTGCTGCGCGTGTGAAACATTCAGGAGAGTAA